One stretch of Pseudodesulfovibrio sp. S3 DNA includes these proteins:
- the eno gene encoding phosphopyruvate hydratase, with product MSIITGVWAREILDSRGNPTVECEVILESGDIGRAAVPSGASTGSREALELRDKEERYNGKGVMQAVENIRGEIAGAVIGMDAVRQVSLDNMLIDLDGTENKDRLGANALLGVSMAAARASAHFLGLPLYQYLGGTNAKLLPVPMMNIINGGEHAPNNLDIQEFMIMPVGAETFAEALRMGAEIFHKLKTILAKDGHVTSVGDEGGFAPNLKSHEEAFQYITRACEAAGYAPGKDIGFAIDAAASEFYKDGKYVLAGENKILTSAELVDFYMDLASKFPLISIEDGFAESDWDGFALQTEKMGDHIQLVGDDLFVTNPDILAEGIDRGICNSILIKLNQIGTVTETLDTIELAKTAGYTTVVSHRSGETGDHFIADLAVAVNAGQIKTGSLCRSDRLEKYNQLLRIEEELDDDGVYYGPIFGSSFFEED from the coding sequence ATGAGTATCATCACCGGCGTGTGGGCACGCGAAATCCTCGATTCCCGCGGCAATCCCACTGTTGAATGCGAAGTCATTTTGGAATCCGGCGACATCGGCCGGGCAGCCGTGCCGTCAGGGGCCTCCACCGGATCGCGCGAAGCCCTGGAACTGCGCGATAAAGAGGAGCGCTACAACGGCAAGGGCGTCATGCAGGCCGTGGAGAACATCCGCGGCGAGATCGCCGGAGCCGTCATCGGCATGGATGCGGTCCGTCAGGTGAGCCTCGACAACATGCTGATCGACCTCGACGGCACCGAGAACAAGGACCGCCTGGGCGCCAACGCCCTGCTCGGCGTGTCCATGGCCGCGGCCCGCGCATCCGCCCATTTCCTGGGCCTGCCCCTCTACCAGTACCTCGGCGGGACCAACGCCAAACTGCTGCCTGTGCCGATGATGAACATCATCAACGGCGGCGAGCACGCTCCCAACAACCTGGACATCCAGGAGTTCATGATCATGCCAGTGGGGGCGGAGACCTTTGCCGAAGCCCTGCGCATGGGCGCCGAGATCTTCCACAAACTGAAAACCATCCTGGCCAAGGACGGTCACGTCACCTCGGTCGGCGATGAAGGCGGATTCGCTCCGAACCTGAAGTCCCACGAAGAAGCCTTCCAATACATCACCCGCGCCTGCGAGGCTGCCGGGTACGCGCCGGGCAAGGACATCGGTTTCGCCATTGATGCCGCCGCCAGCGAATTCTACAAGGACGGAAAATACGTCCTGGCCGGTGAAAACAAGATCCTGACCTCTGCCGAACTGGTGGACTTCTACATGGACCTGGCGTCCAAGTTCCCGCTCATTTCCATTGAAGACGGTTTTGCCGAGTCCGACTGGGACGGCTTTGCCCTCCAGACCGAAAAAATGGGCGACCACATCCAGCTCGTAGGCGACGATCTGTTCGTGACCAACCCCGACATCCTGGCCGAAGGCATCGACAGGGGCATCTGCAACTCCATCCTGATCAAGCTGAACCAGATCGGCACGGTCACCGAGACCCTGGACACCATCGAGCTGGCCAAGACCGCCGGATACACCACCGTGGTCTCCCACCGCTCCGGCGAAACCGGCGACCACTTCATCGCCGACCTGGCCGTGGCCGTGAACGCAGGCCAGATCAAGACCGGCTCCCTGTGCCGCTCGGACCGCCTGGAAAAATACAACCAGCTCCTGCGCATCGAGGAAGAGCTTGATGACGACGGCGTCTACTACGGCCCCATCTTCGGCAGCAGCTTCTTTGAAGAAGACTAG
- the folD gene encoding bifunctional methylenetetrahydrofolate dehydrogenase/methenyltetrahydrofolate cyclohydrolase FolD produces MILLDGKETAATIRAEIRQEVDALQAKYGRQPGLAVVLVGEDPASQVYVRNKERACEDCGIRSIPHRLETASQLELEGLIQELNRDVSVDGILVQLPLPKGLDSQKILDLIDPDKDVDGFHPVNVGKMSLGLPGFKPCTPAGVINLLKRYGLDPACKKAVVIGRSNIVGKPLAMMLSQSGPCANATVTLCHSRTADLKAECLEADYIFAAIGMPNFVTADMVKEGAVVVDVGINRTDEGLAGDCDFEGLKDKVHAITPVPGGVGPMTIAQLMVNTLEAFKMHVGA; encoded by the coding sequence ATGATTCTTTTGGACGGCAAGGAAACAGCGGCAACCATTCGGGCTGAGATCAGGCAGGAGGTCGACGCCCTGCAGGCCAAATACGGCCGTCAACCCGGTCTGGCCGTGGTGCTGGTGGGTGAAGACCCGGCCAGCCAGGTGTACGTGCGAAACAAGGAACGCGCCTGCGAGGACTGCGGTATCCGGTCCATCCCCCACCGCCTGGAAACAGCCAGCCAGCTTGAGCTTGAAGGGCTGATCCAGGAGCTGAACCGCGATGTGAGCGTGGACGGCATCCTGGTGCAGCTTCCCCTGCCCAAGGGACTGGACTCCCAGAAAATTCTCGATCTCATCGACCCGGACAAGGATGTGGACGGCTTCCATCCGGTGAACGTGGGCAAGATGAGCCTCGGCCTGCCCGGCTTCAAACCGTGCACCCCGGCGGGCGTCATCAACCTGCTCAAACGCTACGGCCTGGACCCGGCCTGCAAAAAGGCCGTGGTCATCGGCCGCTCCAACATTGTGGGAAAACCTTTGGCCATGATGCTCTCGCAAAGCGGCCCCTGCGCCAACGCCACGGTCACCCTGTGCCACTCGCGCACCGCCGACCTCAAGGCCGAGTGCCTTGAGGCCGACTACATCTTCGCCGCCATCGGCATGCCCAACTTCGTGACCGCGGACATGGTCAAGGAAGGCGCGGTCGTGGTGGACGTGGGCATCAACCGCACCGACGAGGGCCTGGCCGGCGACTGCGATTTCGAAGGGCTCAAGGACAAGGTCCACGCCATCACCCCGGTCCCGGGCGGCGTCGGCCCCATGACCATCGCCCAGTTGATGGTCAACACCTTAGAGGCCTTCAAGATGCATGTGGGGGCATAG
- a CDS encoding type III pantothenate kinase translates to MGKILLFDAGNTNTKICLADDQGLHESYTLPTRPANTDDDWGLKVESILLREGIAPTDIEACVISSVVPPLDPLISRMADRYLECTTLFAGRDLPIDIDNEYARPEQVGADILVGCYSARMTYEEKNLIVIDFGTATTCACVQDNAFKGGLICPGVLSSASALAGGTAKLPKVDLEVKSDTLTWGKTTDECLNQGFVFGFASMIDGLVKKLSVRLKDPFVIATGGLAPTISQISETIDELRPDLVMEGLWMAYFNR, encoded by the coding sequence ATGGGCAAGATACTGCTGTTCGACGCAGGCAACACCAACACCAAGATATGTCTGGCCGACGACCAGGGGCTGCACGAGAGCTACACCCTGCCCACCCGTCCGGCCAACACCGATGACGACTGGGGCCTCAAGGTCGAGTCCATCCTCCTGCGCGAGGGAATCGCCCCTACTGACATCGAGGCCTGCGTCATTTCTTCGGTGGTGCCGCCGTTGGACCCGCTCATCTCCCGCATGGCCGACCGATACCTGGAATGCACGACCCTGTTCGCTGGCCGCGACCTGCCCATCGACATCGACAACGAATACGCCCGCCCCGAGCAGGTAGGTGCGGATATCCTGGTGGGCTGCTATTCTGCACGCATGACCTACGAAGAAAAGAACCTCATCGTCATCGACTTCGGCACGGCCACCACCTGCGCCTGCGTGCAGGACAACGCCTTCAAGGGCGGGCTGATCTGCCCCGGCGTGCTCTCATCGGCAAGCGCCCTGGCCGGGGGCACGGCAAAACTCCCAAAGGTGGACCTTGAGGTCAAGAGCGACACCCTCACATGGGGCAAAACCACTGACGAGTGCCTCAACCAAGGTTTCGTCTTCGGGTTCGCGTCCATGATCGACGGCCTGGTCAAAAAGCTCTCCGTACGGCTCAAGGATCCCTTTGTGATAGCCACCGGCGGCCTAGCCCCGACCATTTCCCAGATCTCCGAGACCATCGACGAACTGCGCCCCGACCTGGTCATGGAAGGGCTGTGGATGGCCTATTTCAATCGCTAG
- a CDS encoding deaminase: protein MSRDDFLIIGFTGAFASGCSESSELFRVKIAEEIRRLVDNKAGVNASITNCYNKIAQVRSEGKVKTKELRRDLKKKLRMRSLILAAQKTKADQFVYISMTVVMYSIALDWLVRKNKKKQIANRYAELCGIMSNWAKAAGFDKKVLGSIHRAVEKKHVQKWSVVQEYHAKVGELKDEVARCYKGRQLELFQIMQGVGNNLRKCGRPFDDAAGFENPEYLQALSQAACNFIKLNRKWQIQTNQITRTYYVIECFRNASEIDYFRSRFYEFYLFSLFCDERTRHLRAKDRYGLSASDCIEIDKRDQGSSNLGELYAQNITKCVNLADISLSNTETKVDLYDKLIKYFILIKNPSCITPTRQERNMHLAYSLSLSSTCISRKVGAVIVKDEYIVGAGWNDTEINRIGCGYRIVSDLDETNNRSFPLANESEYSKVRQIVYDSHPNKDDSFCYKDEYGKLRKRKVDVVNDCCAVALDGLNTGSLQQCRALHAEENAILQGARLGGVGVKGATLFTTTFPCELCAKKIMQVGISAIIYCEPYPKSVSLDVFLKEGVDLVKTKHFEGVKSPSYYKLFKASYDAKDRQQLSAMWSS, encoded by the coding sequence ATGAGTCGAGATGACTTTTTAATAATTGGGTTTACGGGAGCATTTGCAAGTGGTTGTTCTGAGAGTTCTGAATTGTTCAGAGTTAAAATAGCTGAGGAAATACGTAGGCTTGTTGATAACAAGGCTGGGGTTAATGCATCAATTACAAATTGTTATAACAAAATTGCCCAAGTTCGATCTGAGGGCAAGGTCAAAACGAAAGAACTACGAAGAGATTTGAAAAAGAAGTTGAGGATGCGTTCTTTGATTCTTGCAGCTCAAAAAACAAAGGCGGATCAGTTCGTATATATATCAATGACTGTGGTGATGTATTCCATAGCGTTGGACTGGTTAGTTCGGAAAAACAAAAAAAAACAAATAGCAAATAGATATGCAGAACTGTGTGGAATAATGTCAAATTGGGCAAAGGCTGCTGGATTTGATAAGAAAGTTCTGGGGAGTATACATAGGGCTGTTGAAAAAAAACATGTGCAAAAGTGGAGTGTAGTTCAGGAGTATCACGCCAAGGTTGGGGAGTTAAAGGATGAAGTTGCTCGGTGTTATAAAGGGCGCCAGTTGGAGCTATTTCAAATTATGCAAGGCGTTGGTAATAATTTGCGAAAGTGTGGTCGCCCTTTTGATGATGCTGCTGGTTTTGAAAATCCAGAGTATTTGCAAGCACTTTCACAAGCGGCATGCAATTTCATAAAGTTAAATAGAAAGTGGCAAATACAGACGAATCAGATCACGAGAACTTACTATGTCATTGAGTGTTTCAGGAATGCATCCGAAATTGATTATTTTAGGAGTCGCTTCTATGAGTTTTATTTATTCTCACTGTTCTGTGATGAAAGGACCCGACATTTACGAGCCAAGGATAGATATGGGTTAAGTGCAAGTGATTGCATAGAAATTGACAAACGGGACCAAGGCTCAAGCAATTTGGGTGAGTTGTATGCACAAAATATAACGAAATGTGTTAACCTAGCAGATATTTCACTTTCAAACACTGAAACAAAAGTCGACTTGTATGACAAGTTGATTAAATATTTTATATTAATAAAAAATCCGAGTTGCATTACTCCTACCAGACAAGAGAGGAATATGCACTTGGCATACTCTCTTAGTTTAAGCTCAACGTGTATTTCGAGAAAAGTTGGGGCTGTAATTGTTAAGGACGAGTACATTGTCGGTGCAGGTTGGAATGATACTGAGATTAATAGAATCGGTTGTGGTTACAGAATTGTTAGTGATTTGGATGAAACAAACAACCGTTCATTCCCTCTCGCGAATGAAAGTGAATATTCAAAGGTTCGACAAATAGTATACGATTCGCATCCAAATAAGGATGATTCATTCTGTTACAAAGATGAATATGGTAAACTAAGAAAAAGAAAAGTTGACGTAGTAAATGATTGCTGCGCAGTTGCACTAGATGGTTTGAATACAGGTTCTTTGCAGCAGTGTAGGGCTTTGCACGCTGAGGAAAATGCAATTTTGCAAGGGGCAAGGCTCGGTGGAGTCGGTGTCAAAGGGGCAACATTGTTCACTACAACGTTCCCATGTGAGCTTTGCGCAAAAAAAATAATGCAAGTAGGTATTAGCGCGATTATTTATTGTGAGCCGTACCCTAAAAGTGTTTCATTGGACGTGTTCCTGAAAGAAGGAGTCGACTTAGTCAAGACAAAACATTTTGAAGGTGTCAAGTCTCCAAGTTATTACAAATTATTTAAGGCGAGTTATGACGCTAAAGATAGACAGCAACTGAGTGCAATGTGGTCTAGCTAG